In one window of Juglans regia cultivar Chandler chromosome 3, Walnut 2.0, whole genome shotgun sequence DNA:
- the LOC109006901 gene encoding solute carrier family 40 member 2-like isoform X2 produces MGCQVLRLWLVVQNLSFIIAGATVIALVEFSTLKSSNFTAFISLVVLTNISGAVAVLSTLAGTILIEREWVVVISEGRPPEILTKINSIIRRIDLISKLFAPVITGFIISFVSLTASALTLALWNAISVWVEYWLFISVYNGIPALGESSQRRISRLSSSVVGESSSTSQERESLLSNDDEGNSALPRKTWLMNIFEWVPWFDAWKVYFQQDVVLPGLALALLYFTVLSFGTLMTAALEWEGVPAFVIGIARGISAMIGIGATFVYPVLQSRISTLRTGLWSIWSQWTFLLVCVASIWVHKSLLSAYLLMAGVATSRLGLWTFDLAVIQQMQDHVPESDRCVVGGVQNSLQSTLDLMSYVMGIIISNPKDFWKLILLSFLVSTLAALLYTLYVYLVRKHLFHFEKLFLLIKWLMGSPEDSHSI; encoded by the exons ATGGGGTGCCAG GTTCTCCGACTTTGGTTGGTAGTGCAGAATCTCTCTTTCATAATTGCTGGAGCTACAGTGATAGCGTTAGTGGAATTCTCAACCTTGAAGTCCTCGAATTTTACAGCATTCATCTCACTTGTGGTACTAACCAACATCTCTGGAGCAGTTGCAGTGCTTTCAACTCTTGCTGGTACCATTTTGATTGAAAGGGAATG GGTGGTCGTGATATCAGAAGGTCGTCCTCCAGAAATTCTGACTAAGATCAATTCAATTATCAGACGAATTGATTTAATAAGCAAGCTATTTGCTCCTGTTATAACTGGCTTCATTATCAGCTTCGTATCGCTAACAGCATCTGCTTTGACTTTGGCACTCTGGAATGCTATATCTGTCTGGGTAGAATATTGGCTTTTTATCTCTGTATATAATGGGATACCAGCTTTAGGTGAAAGCAGCCAAAGGAGGATCTCAAGGCTTTCCTCGAGTGTTGTGGGAGAGAGTTCATCAACTTCCCAGGAGAGAGAAAGCTTGCTTTCTAATGATGATGAAGGCAATTCTGCATTACCACGAAAAACCTGGCTAATGAATATATTTGAATGGGTCCCTTGGTTTGATGCATGGAAAGTTTATTTCCAACAAGATGTTGTGCTCCCTGGACTGGCTCTGGCTCTGTTATATTTCACCGTCCTCAG CTTTGGGACTTTGATGACAGCTGCTTTAGAATGGGAAGGTGTACCTGCATTTGTTATTGGGATAGCGCGCGGAATAAGTGCCATGATTGGAATAGGTGCAACATTTGTGTACCCAGTCTTACAGAGTCGGATTTCAACACTTAGAACTGGACTCTGGTCTATATGGTCTCAG TGGACCTTCCTCCTAGTATGTGTTGCCTCAATATGGGTCCATAAAAGCCTGTTATCTGCATATTTGCTGATGGCTGGCGTAGCAACATCTCGGCTTGGATTGTGGACGTTTGACTTGGCTGTAATCCAACAAATGCAG GATCATGTTCCTGAATCTGATCGTTGTGTTGTGGGAGGTGTTCAGAACTCGCTGCAGTCTACTCTGGATTTGATGTCTTATGTCATGGGAATCATTATCTCGAATCCAAAG GATTTCTGGAAGTTGATTTTGTTATCCTTTTTGGTGTCGACATTGGCTGCGTTACTCTATACTTTATATGTGTACCTTGTCCGGAAACACCTTTTTCACTTTGAGAAGCTGTTTTTGCTGATTAAATGGTTGATGGGATCGCCTGAAGATTCACATTCAATATGA
- the LOC109006899 gene encoding probable WRKY transcription factor 33, whose product MTSITDHISNKKENNMDSISQDRVLNNNTAVSWGYSDRNGNGSEIPKFRSFPPSSLPLSPPPVSPSSYLAIPPGLSPTDFLSSPLFSSMNYANLPSPATGAFAGQAFHHYMSDSANYNQQLGMKEKEKFSSDFSFQPETKPAAISSSIFQSSFAVEESMKRQQEAWKFNKPTNQTEFSLEKVEVKSEFAPMKSFRTSEMATTQEKMQSSSAPLSSHDQYTRPPQYIREQRKTDDGYNWRKYGQKNVKGSENPRSYYKCSFRGCPMKKKVETSLDGQITEIVYKGSHNHPKPQFNRRSSSQSIQPSSYTNMGNPDHSAVTVGNTQMESVTAQEDSSASVGEDEFDQRSPTSNSAGDDDENEPEAKRWKKENENEGISASGSRTVREPRVVVQTTSEIDILDDGYRWRKYGQKVVKGNPNPRSYYKCTFIGCPVRKHVERASQDMRAVITTYEGKHNHDVPAARGSGNYAVNRPQSNANSSSYVPMPIRPSAMPTHINQTSYSDSFQNTRLPTSANQSPYTLQRLQGQGGFPFSGYTNQNQAAYMDQTQRSEGRNTFLESFFSEDY is encoded by the exons ATGACCTCCATTACTGACCATATTTCCAACAAGAAGGAAAACAACATGGACAGTATAAGCCAAGATAGGGTACTGAATAATAACACAGCAGTAAGCTGGGGATATTCTGATCGAAATGGCAATGGCAGTGAAATACCCAAGTTCAGATCATTCCCACCTTCTTCATTGCCTCTATCTCCTCCTCCAGTTTCTCCCTCTTCTTATCTGGCTATCCCACCTGGTTTAAGCCCAACTGATTTCTTGAGCTCGCCTCTGTTTTCTTCCATGAATTATGCT AATCTGCCATCTCCGGCTACTGGGGCTTTTGCTGGTCAAGCATTCCACCACTACATGAGCGATTCTGCTAATTACAACCAGCAGCTAGGAatgaaggagaaagaaaaatttagtTCTGATTTCTCTTTTCAACCAGAAACAAAGCCTGCTGCAATATCATCATCCATCTTCCAGTCTTCTTTCGCAGTG GAGGAATCCATGAAAAGACAACAGGAAGCATGGAAGTTCAACAAACCTACCAATCAAACTGAATTTTCATTGGAGAAAGTTGAAGTAAAATCAGAGTTTGCACCCATGAAGAGCTTCAGAACTTCAGAAATGGCTACAACCCAAGAAAAAATGCAGAGTAGTTCCGCTCCTTTGTCCAGCCACGATCAATATACTCGACCACCTCAATATATCAGAGAGCAAAGGAAAACAGATGATGGATACAACTGGAGGAAATATGGACAAAAAAATGTGAAAGGAAGTGAAAACCCGCGTAGTTATTACAAGTGCTCGTTTCGAGGCTGCCCCATGAAGAAAAAAGTTGAGACATCTTTGGATGGACAGATTACTGAAATAGTATACAAAGGAAGCCATAATCATCCCAAGCCTCAGTTCAATAGGAGATCATCTTCTCAATCAATCCAACCTTCATCCTACACTAATATGGGAAATCCTGATCATTCAGCTGTAACAGTTGGAAATACACAAATGGAGTCTGTCACAGCACAGGAGGATTCTTCAGCCTCAGTTGGAGAGGACGAGTTTGATCAAAGGTCTCCAACGAGTAATTCGGCTGGAGATGACGATGAGAATGAGCCTGAGGCCAAAAGATG gaagaaagaaaatgaaaacgaggGGATTTCAGCTTCTGGGAGTAGGACTGTGAGAGAACCTAGAGTTGTAGTTCAAACAACAAGTGAAATTGATATTCTTGATGATGGGTACAGATGGAGGAAATATGGACAGAAAGTAGTCAAGGGAAATCCAAATccaag GAGCTACTACAAATGTACATTCATAGGCTGTCCAGTGAGGAAACATGTTGAGAGAGCATCTCAAGACATGAGGGCGGTGATCACCACTTATGAAGGGAAACACAATCATGATGTTCCGGCAGCTCGGGGCAGTGGCAATTATGCTGTGAATAGACCTCAATCCAATGCCAATAGCAGCAGCTACGTACCCATGCCAATAAGGCCCTCAGCCATGCCCACCCATATTAACCAGACTAGTTACTCCGATTCTTTCCAGAATACAAGGTTGCCAACATCTGCAAATCAATCACCATATACCCTGCAAAGGTTGCAGGGCCAAGGAGGTTTCCCATTTTCAGGTTACACAAACCAAAATCAAGCTGCCTACATGGATCAGACACAACGCTCGGAAGGGCGAAACACGTTCCTCGAGTCATTCTTTTCTGAGGATTACTAA
- the LOC109006901 gene encoding solute carrier family 40 member 2-like isoform X1: MNIFRGRKKESAEIEEVLMVREPLLGQQDQQPSSQDDSLPSLLTYLYVGHFLARWGARMWEFSVGLYMISIWPDSLLFAAIYGVVESASTALFGPIVGQWVDRLTYVKVLRLWLVVQNLSFIIAGATVIALVEFSTLKSSNFTAFISLVVLTNISGAVAVLSTLAGTILIEREWVVVISEGRPPEILTKINSIIRRIDLISKLFAPVITGFIISFVSLTASALTLALWNAISVWVEYWLFISVYNGIPALGESSQRRISRLSSSVVGESSSTSQERESLLSNDDEGNSALPRKTWLMNIFEWVPWFDAWKVYFQQDVVLPGLALALLYFTVLSFGTLMTAALEWEGVPAFVIGIARGISAMIGIGATFVYPVLQSRISTLRTGLWSIWSQWTFLLVCVASIWVHKSLLSAYLLMAGVATSRLGLWTFDLAVIQQMQDHVPESDRCVVGGVQNSLQSTLDLMSYVMGIIISNPKDFWKLILLSFLVSTLAALLYTLYVYLVRKHLFHFEKLFLLIKWLMGSPEDSHSI; this comes from the exons ATGAACATATTCCGAGGTAGAAAGAAAGAGTCTGCTGAGATAGAAGAAGTACTGATGGTGAGAGAGCCGCTTCTTGGCCAGCAAGATCAACAACCCTCTTCTCAAGACGattctcttccttctcttttaACTTACTTGTACGTTGGCCACTTTTTGGCAAGATGGGGTGCCAG GATGTGGGAATTTTCGGTTGGTTTATACATGATCAGCATTTGGCCTGACTCTTTACTCTTTGCTGCTATCTATGGTGTGGTAGAATCTGCCTCTACTGCACTCTTCGGTCCCATTGTCGGACAATGGGTGGATAGGTTAACGTATGTGAAG GTTCTCCGACTTTGGTTGGTAGTGCAGAATCTCTCTTTCATAATTGCTGGAGCTACAGTGATAGCGTTAGTGGAATTCTCAACCTTGAAGTCCTCGAATTTTACAGCATTCATCTCACTTGTGGTACTAACCAACATCTCTGGAGCAGTTGCAGTGCTTTCAACTCTTGCTGGTACCATTTTGATTGAAAGGGAATG GGTGGTCGTGATATCAGAAGGTCGTCCTCCAGAAATTCTGACTAAGATCAATTCAATTATCAGACGAATTGATTTAATAAGCAAGCTATTTGCTCCTGTTATAACTGGCTTCATTATCAGCTTCGTATCGCTAACAGCATCTGCTTTGACTTTGGCACTCTGGAATGCTATATCTGTCTGGGTAGAATATTGGCTTTTTATCTCTGTATATAATGGGATACCAGCTTTAGGTGAAAGCAGCCAAAGGAGGATCTCAAGGCTTTCCTCGAGTGTTGTGGGAGAGAGTTCATCAACTTCCCAGGAGAGAGAAAGCTTGCTTTCTAATGATGATGAAGGCAATTCTGCATTACCACGAAAAACCTGGCTAATGAATATATTTGAATGGGTCCCTTGGTTTGATGCATGGAAAGTTTATTTCCAACAAGATGTTGTGCTCCCTGGACTGGCTCTGGCTCTGTTATATTTCACCGTCCTCAG CTTTGGGACTTTGATGACAGCTGCTTTAGAATGGGAAGGTGTACCTGCATTTGTTATTGGGATAGCGCGCGGAATAAGTGCCATGATTGGAATAGGTGCAACATTTGTGTACCCAGTCTTACAGAGTCGGATTTCAACACTTAGAACTGGACTCTGGTCTATATGGTCTCAG TGGACCTTCCTCCTAGTATGTGTTGCCTCAATATGGGTCCATAAAAGCCTGTTATCTGCATATTTGCTGATGGCTGGCGTAGCAACATCTCGGCTTGGATTGTGGACGTTTGACTTGGCTGTAATCCAACAAATGCAG GATCATGTTCCTGAATCTGATCGTTGTGTTGTGGGAGGTGTTCAGAACTCGCTGCAGTCTACTCTGGATTTGATGTCTTATGTCATGGGAATCATTATCTCGAATCCAAAG GATTTCTGGAAGTTGATTTTGTTATCCTTTTTGGTGTCGACATTGGCTGCGTTACTCTATACTTTATATGTGTACCTTGTCCGGAAACACCTTTTTCACTTTGAGAAGCTGTTTTTGCTGATTAAATGGTTGATGGGATCGCCTGAAGATTCACATTCAATATGA
- the LOC109006900 gene encoding F-box/LRR-repeat protein 3, whose protein sequence is MKKQRFPQALNSYFDLLSEEIVLSILEFLGPNPLDKKSFSLVCKSFYAIEARHRRTLKPLRSEHLPKVLKRYPHVTHMDLSLCRRVTDGSLAVIAGMCGTTLLSIDLSRSKFFTGAGLLSLALRCENLVEMDLSNATELRDGSAAVVAEAKNLEKLWMGRCKMLTDIGVGCIAVGCRKLRLLNLKWCVGVGDWGVCLVAIKCKDIRVLDLSYLPITDKCLPCILNLQHLEDLTLEGCFGIDDNNLAVLKHGCKSLKKLDMSSCQKITPVGLSSVFSCTRCLEQLTLAYGSSVNLDLADSLNKLSMLQSIKLDGCSVTCDGLRAIGDWCVSLRDLSLSKCSGVTDYGLSYLVTKQKDLKKLDITCCRKITDVSISHIANSCTSLRSLRMESCTLVPREVFVLIGRCRSLEELDLTDNEIDDEGLKSISTCCKLSSLKLGICLNITDEGLSHVGMSCAGLKELDLYRCTGITDLGILAIAHGCPGIEMINIAYCKEITDSSFISFSKCSKLNTIESRGCHITSLGVAAIAAGCKQLIKLDVKKCYEIDDVGMISLAYSSQNLKQINLSYSSVTDVGLLSLASISCLQSLTILHLKGLTARGLAAALLACGGLTKVKLHASFKSMLPQQLFEHLEARGCAFHWRNKVFEAELDPQCWKLRLEDMVQ, encoded by the exons ATGAAGAAACAAAGGTTTCCTCAGGCCCTCAACAGCTACTTCGATCTCCTGTCTGAGGAGATCGTGTTGTCTATCCTTGAATTCCTCGGACCAAACCCGCTTGACAAGAAGTCGTTTTCTTTAGTATGTAAATCTTTCTACGCCATCGAAGCCAGGCACCGTCGAACCTTGAAGCCGCTCCGTTCCGAGCACCTACCCAAGGTCCTGAAAAGGTACCCGCACGTGACCCACATGGATCTCTCACTGTGCCGGCGGGTCACCGATGGTTCGCTGGCTGTGATAGCTGGCATGTGCGGGACCACACTCCTCTCCATCGATCTCTCCCGGTCCAAGTTCTTCACGGGCGCGGGGCTGTTGAGTCTGGCACTGAGGTGCGAGAATCTGGTGGAGATGGACCTGTCGAACGCGACCGAGCTGAGGGACGGGTCGGCGGCGGTTGTGGCGGAGGCGAAGAACCTGGAGAAGCTGTGGATGGGGAGGTGCAAGATGCTGACCGACATAGGGGTCGGATGCATCGCGGTGGGATGTAGGAAGCTGAGGCTATTGAACTTGAAGTGGTGCGTGGGTGTTGGCGATTGGGGTGTCTGCTTGGTTGCTATCAAGTGTAAAGATATTCGTGTTTTGGATCTTTCTTACTTGCCG ATCACCGATAAGTGTTTACCATGCATCTTGAATCTGCAACATCTCGAAGATTTGACATTAGAAGGATGCTTTGGTATTGATGACAACAACCTCGCAGTCCTTAAGCATGGGTGCAAGTCGCTaaag AAACTTGATATGTCAAGTTGTCAGAAGATTACTCCTGTTGGCTTGTCTTCTGTATTCAGTTGTACTAGATGTCTAGAACAACTTACGTTAGCATATGGTTCCTCT GTTAATCTTGATCTTGCTGATAGTTTGAACAAGCTTTCCATGTTGCAATCAATCAAATTAGACGGTTGCTCGGTTACCTGTGATGGACTGAGGGCCATTGGAGATTGGTGTGTATCACTGAGGGATCTCAGCTTAAGTAAATGTTCAGGAGTGACAGATTATGGCCTGTCCTACCTTGTAACAAAACAGAAAGACTTGAAGAAGCTAGATATCACATGTTGTCGTAAGATAACTGATGTATCTATTTCCCACATTGCAAATTCTTGCACATCTCTTAGATCTCTCAGGATGGAATCATGTACCCTGGTTCCTAGAGAAGTATTTGTCTTAATTGGGCGATGCCGTTCTCTTGAGGAACTTGACTTAACAGATAATGAAATCGATGATGAAG GTTTGAAATCCATCTCCACTTGTTGCAAACTCTCCAGCTTAAAACTTGGGATTTGTCTAAACATAACTGATGAGGGACTTTCCCATGTTGGCATGTCATGCGCAGGACTTAAGGAACTGGATTTGTACAG GTGCACAGGGATAACTGATTTAGGGATTTTAGCAATTGCTCACGGATGCCCTGGCATCGAGATGATAAACATAGCTTACTGTAAAGAAATTACTGATAGTTCCTTCATCTCGTTCTCAAAATGCTCGAAACTAAACACAATTGAAAGTCGAGGATGTCATATCACATCATTAGGGGTAGCAGCAATTGCTGCAGGATGCAAGCAACTAATCAAGTTAGACGTAAAGAAATGTTATGAAATTGATGATGTGGGGATGATTTCACTTGCTTACTCTTCTCAAAACCTCAAGCAG ATAAATTTGTCGTATAGCTCAGTTACAGATGTGGGGCTCTTGTCTCTTGCCAGCATCAGCTGCCTACAGAGCTTGACCATTTTGCACTTGAAAGGTTTGACAGCCAGGGGGCTGGCAGCTGCCTTGTTGGCTTGTGGAGGACTGACAAAAGTGAAGCTCCATGCGTCCTTTAAATCCATGTTACCCCAACAGCTTTTTGAACATTTGGAAGCTCGCGGTTGTGCATTCCACTGGAGAAATAAAGTGTTTGAG GCTGAATTAGATCCCCAGTGTTGGAAACTAAGGTTGGAAGATATGGTGCAATAG